One window of Phycisphaeraceae bacterium genomic DNA carries:
- a CDS encoding STAS domain-containing protein: MKIDEQAHGAVTVIRPRGPIAQQDAGVFAAAVRGASQRTLGRLIIDASDVPFLDSKGLEAILDLAEELADMGQSLRVCGVCETVREALDLTEILDSLEQFEDVSSAVRSFL, from the coding sequence ATGAAGATCGATGAACAAGCCCACGGCGCAGTCACGGTCATCAGGCCGCGTGGACCGATCGCGCAGCAGGATGCCGGAGTGTTCGCCGCCGCGGTGCGCGGCGCATCACAGCGCACACTCGGGCGCCTCATCATCGACGCATCAGACGTGCCGTTCCTTGACTCCAAAGGGCTCGAAGCCATCCTGGATCTCGCCGAGGAGCTCGCTGACATGGGCCAGTCGCTGCGAGTGTGCGGCGTCTGCGAGACGGTTCGTGAGGCGTTGGATCTGACCGAGATCCTCGATTCCCTCGAACAGTTCGAGGATGTGTCGAGCGCAGTCAGGAGCTTCCTGTGA
- a CDS encoding PAS domain-containing protein: MPKKLVLADTTFMRLASRGLSVGERDVAGVGLAMLGVVAGVTVAAAAIATMEIDRLDRVRAIDRVDAAGQTLASAAEELIEQGRLSALRRLVAESVSSGRLGSCQLLIGDGQVVASSDPGEITVVELPDSWPSESVASMADSRSFPVIVPGRGALTLVATSPRGNAEGFLFSNASWIEAASGIGLAGAAGAAVLWTLYRGIRRRVSRQGVICDAVLALGRGETSTEAVRLSSAFGEVAEAWGRVLDQRAEWEVRKDAEAVVATTSTRRGGGATAEVSSGALDAMWQGIVLVGEDMNATYANGAAGLLLEAPREQVVGSSIEGRFASPEIDDAIRAAITGSARRRASFEVRKSEGRTILRVSVRPIRREDGAAALVMIEDVTQQRAAEDARHSFVAQAAHELRTPLTNIRLYVEQAIDASEEDREVRSEALNVINNESQRLERLVQDMLSVAEIESGSMSIQTGDVRLSQLLDDVSRDYVAQAKDKHIALKFELPPKLPVIKGDRDKLSLAIHNIVANALKYTPEGGSVAVKVAWEQDEVRIAVEDTGIGIKQEEQGLIFDKFYRAKDTRIANITGTGLGLTLARDVVRLHGGDIGLKSEDNKGSTFTITLPARAAA, from the coding sequence ATGCCCAAGAAACTGGTACTTGCCGACACCACATTCATGCGTCTCGCCAGCCGCGGGCTCTCCGTGGGCGAACGCGACGTCGCCGGCGTCGGACTCGCCATGCTCGGCGTGGTCGCCGGTGTGACGGTCGCAGCGGCAGCCATCGCCACGATGGAGATCGACCGCCTCGATCGCGTCCGCGCGATCGACAGGGTCGACGCTGCGGGCCAGACGCTCGCGAGTGCCGCGGAAGAACTGATCGAGCAAGGCCGGCTCAGCGCGTTGCGACGGCTGGTCGCTGAGAGCGTCTCAAGCGGTCGGCTCGGATCCTGCCAACTCCTGATCGGCGACGGTCAGGTCGTCGCGTCGAGCGACCCCGGTGAGATCACGGTCGTGGAGCTTCCGGATTCATGGCCTTCGGAGAGCGTTGCCAGCATGGCGGACTCGCGGTCGTTCCCCGTGATCGTGCCCGGTCGTGGCGCGCTCACACTCGTCGCCACCTCGCCGCGCGGGAACGCCGAGGGCTTTCTCTTCAGCAACGCATCGTGGATCGAGGCCGCTTCGGGTATCGGACTCGCGGGAGCCGCGGGTGCCGCGGTTCTGTGGACGCTCTACCGGGGCATCCGGCGCAGGGTCTCGAGACAAGGCGTGATCTGCGATGCCGTGCTCGCGCTCGGGCGTGGCGAGACCAGCACTGAGGCCGTGCGTCTCTCTTCTGCGTTTGGAGAGGTGGCAGAGGCATGGGGGAGAGTGCTCGACCAGCGTGCCGAGTGGGAAGTGCGTAAAGACGCGGAGGCGGTTGTTGCCACAACCAGCACTCGCAGAGGAGGAGGCGCCACCGCGGAGGTCTCTTCGGGCGCACTCGACGCCATGTGGCAGGGCATTGTTCTTGTTGGTGAGGATATGAACGCGACCTACGCGAACGGCGCGGCCGGCTTGCTCCTCGAAGCACCCCGGGAGCAGGTGGTCGGAAGCTCGATCGAGGGACGCTTCGCAAGCCCAGAGATCGACGACGCCATTCGAGCGGCCATCACCGGGAGCGCACGTCGTCGCGCCTCATTCGAGGTGCGGAAGTCCGAGGGACGCACAATCCTCCGCGTCTCTGTCAGGCCAATCCGTCGTGAAGATGGCGCAGCAGCGCTCGTCATGATCGAGGATGTCACGCAGCAGCGCGCTGCAGAGGATGCCCGACACTCGTTCGTCGCCCAAGCGGCACACGAGCTGCGGACGCCGCTCACGAACATCCGGCTCTATGTGGAGCAGGCGATCGACGCATCCGAAGAGGATCGCGAGGTGAGGTCGGAGGCATTGAACGTCATCAACAACGAATCGCAGCGACTCGAACGACTGGTCCAGGACATGCTCAGCGTGGCGGAGATCGAGTCCGGCTCGATGTCCATACAGACCGGTGATGTCCGACTCTCACAACTCCTCGACGATGTCTCTCGCGACTATGTCGCCCAGGCGAAGGACAAGCACATTGCCTTGAAATTCGAGCTGCCGCCCAAGCTCCCGGTCATCAAGGGAGATCGCGACAAGCTCTCGCTTGCGATCCACAACATTGTTGCCAACGCCCTCAAGTACACGCCTGAGGGGGGCTCGGTCGCGGTCAAGGTGGCGTGGGAGCAGGATGAGGTTCGCATCGCTGTCGAGGACACCGGCATCGGCATCAAGCAGGAGGAGCAGGGCCTGATCTTCGACAAGTTCTACCGAGCCAAGGACACTCGCATCGCGAACATCACGGGCACCGGCCTCGGGCTCACGCTCGCTCGCGACGTCGTAAGACTGCACGGGGGCGACATCGGGCTCAAGTCAGAGGACAACAAGGGCAGCACGTTCACCATCACGCTCCCGGCCAGAGCGGCGGCATGA
- a CDS encoding type VI secretion system contractile sheath large subunit yields the protein MSGMRGGMGFDMGFRSSGGGDHRPDDRERPLRVLLLGDFGSGKQSAVAIQPAEIDQAISRLGIELEFEWEGERRNLRVRSIDDFHPDSITEQLPWMSRLIGLRKRIKDPANTVEAIAEAKGLGLLASEAPSDEPPAPQQPDQAQTDTGGNDLAALLGKSTNAGSKPAAPQGVDIQSFIQKIVGSGPGGSAGAGAEAADAIRSIDRRLTTMMKAVLRSPRFARVESAWRALHNVLSNAWSEDEVGYEVLSADASRLEQLLSTDLSVIQSTLAGDDAESAGPVDVILLVEPLRASESDLNTVHALSRLAATVNATLLLSVDAAFVGCPGFAIETDPARWSSPKQQPWWESWNRLKTSPESSRLAAAMPRWLARRPYGLWSDPIDRFTFEELDAHERGNAAGHAEMCWAGGAWLLLRLIVEGWIENGDAMQLGSPCVVGDLPHTSWKDAAGSHALPCAECFLAERALEAISDGGLVPIASMKGRDAVVLGPIQNLAGGDLRGRWG from the coding sequence ATGTCCGGTATGCGCGGCGGTATGGGGTTCGATATGGGATTCAGGTCCTCCGGGGGAGGCGACCACCGTCCCGATGACAGGGAGAGGCCGCTGAGGGTTCTCCTCCTCGGGGACTTTGGATCGGGGAAGCAGTCCGCGGTCGCAATTCAACCGGCAGAGATCGACCAGGCCATCTCGCGTCTGGGAATCGAGCTGGAGTTCGAGTGGGAGGGGGAGCGGCGAAATCTGCGCGTGCGATCCATCGATGATTTCCATCCCGACTCCATCACGGAGCAACTGCCCTGGATGAGCCGGCTCATCGGGCTTCGGAAGCGAATCAAGGATCCCGCGAACACGGTTGAGGCCATCGCCGAAGCCAAGGGGCTCGGGCTGCTCGCGAGCGAAGCACCCTCGGATGAGCCGCCAGCACCACAGCAGCCGGATCAAGCCCAAACTGATACCGGAGGCAACGACCTCGCGGCCTTGCTCGGCAAGTCCACCAATGCTGGATCAAAGCCAGCCGCGCCTCAGGGCGTCGATATCCAGTCGTTTATCCAGAAGATTGTGGGCAGCGGCCCGGGCGGCAGTGCCGGCGCGGGGGCAGAAGCGGCCGATGCCATCCGATCCATCGATCGTCGTCTCACAACGATGATGAAAGCCGTGCTGCGCAGCCCGCGATTCGCTCGGGTGGAATCTGCATGGAGAGCCCTCCACAACGTGCTGAGCAACGCGTGGAGCGAGGATGAAGTCGGGTACGAAGTGCTCTCCGCAGATGCATCGCGTCTCGAGCAACTGCTGAGCACCGATCTTTCCGTGATTCAGTCGACGCTCGCAGGGGATGACGCGGAATCGGCCGGACCCGTCGATGTGATCCTGCTTGTCGAGCCCTTGCGTGCCTCCGAATCAGATCTGAACACCGTTCATGCCCTCTCACGTCTCGCCGCCACGGTCAACGCGACGCTGCTTCTGAGCGTGGACGCTGCGTTTGTAGGATGCCCCGGATTCGCGATCGAAACCGACCCGGCAAGATGGAGCAGCCCGAAGCAGCAACCCTGGTGGGAGTCATGGAATCGACTCAAGACCTCGCCGGAATCTTCGCGGCTCGCTGCGGCGATGCCCCGATGGCTCGCGAGGAGACCATACGGCCTTTGGTCTGATCCGATCGACCGATTCACGTTCGAGGAACTCGACGCACACGAACGCGGGAACGCCGCGGGACATGCCGAGATGTGCTGGGCCGGGGGTGCGTGGCTCCTCCTCCGGCTCATTGTCGAGGGGTGGATCGAGAATGGTGATGCGATGCAACTCGGCTCTCCCTGCGTGGTCGGCGACCTTCCGCACACTTCGTGGAAAGACGCCGCTGGAAGCCACGCGCTGCCCTGTGCGGAGTGCTTCCTCGCCGAACGAGCTCTGGAAGCGATCTCCGATGGAGGGCTCGTGCCGATCGCTTCAATGAAGGGGCGAGACGCCGTCGTGCTCGGTCCGATCCAGAATCTTGCCGGCGGCGATCTCCGGGGCCGATGGGGCTGA
- a CDS encoding serine/threonine protein kinase has product MSQLRAELSQQTQPYTDEHLRAVVERGRSNANTLGFTAEDHVLSFLKCVILVGDELGSSDSKYPDVYFSLNLPGKPPQVRIERALKIAQRVNARGGIGLVPVPGFDNPDERPTSEIRVQPSQSPSGPAPGAPSYVRGVSEEILPSERRVPTVQVSRQGHRERDVTDPIAPSPSHTPQVQEPVAHDPNKLPEIEGFKVLEKIGSGGMGTVYRAYHHRLEVEVAIKVFKTLHPEAKTLLSREARAAARLQHPNIVQVLDYQEFGRGAYYAMQLVKGEDAHELVQRVAGRLVHDAEADGVVRALGLTSDQLSPEARSILQGKLPWHRLVAWWMAGVADGLDRAHREGIVHRDIKPSNLLLARDGRMTITDFGLALRRDDPTVGGNTARAGTPRYLSPERIADWASGSDLSGMDGRIDVWALGATMYELLTYRPAYDGAREAVMRDIVTLDPLPPSQVIWAVPQELDRICLQAMKRNPEERFQQAGEMASALRSWLMGEGPATKAQSPSGGIAGWFKKGT; this is encoded by the coding sequence ATGAGCCAGCTTCGAGCAGAACTGAGCCAGCAGACGCAGCCCTATACCGACGAGCACCTGCGGGCGGTTGTCGAGCGTGGGCGCAGCAACGCGAACACGCTCGGCTTCACGGCCGAGGATCACGTGCTGAGCTTTCTGAAGTGCGTGATTCTCGTGGGTGATGAGCTCGGCTCGAGCGACTCGAAGTACCCTGACGTGTATTTCTCGCTGAACCTGCCGGGCAAGCCGCCCCAGGTGCGGATCGAGCGAGCGTTGAAGATCGCGCAGCGAGTGAACGCCCGGGGCGGGATCGGCCTTGTACCGGTTCCGGGTTTCGACAACCCGGACGAGCGTCCGACGTCGGAGATCCGCGTTCAGCCGTCGCAGTCGCCATCGGGGCCTGCTCCCGGCGCGCCTTCCTACGTGCGTGGAGTCTCCGAGGAGATTCTCCCATCGGAGCGGCGGGTTCCGACCGTGCAGGTCTCCCGCCAAGGCCATCGGGAACGCGATGTCACGGATCCGATCGCGCCCTCCCCTTCGCACACGCCACAGGTCCAGGAGCCCGTAGCACACGATCCAAACAAGTTGCCGGAGATCGAGGGCTTCAAAGTCCTTGAGAAGATCGGCTCGGGCGGCATGGGCACGGTGTACCGTGCGTACCACCACCGGCTTGAGGTCGAGGTCGCGATCAAGGTCTTCAAGACGCTCCACCCGGAGGCGAAGACGCTCCTGTCTCGCGAGGCGCGTGCAGCGGCGCGGCTCCAGCACCCGAACATCGTGCAGGTTCTGGACTATCAGGAATTCGGGCGCGGCGCGTACTACGCGATGCAGCTCGTCAAGGGTGAGGATGCCCACGAACTGGTCCAGCGGGTCGCGGGGCGACTCGTGCACGATGCCGAGGCCGACGGCGTGGTGCGAGCGCTCGGCCTGACCAGCGACCAGCTCTCGCCCGAGGCCAGGTCGATCCTTCAGGGGAAGCTGCCGTGGCACCGACTGGTCGCGTGGTGGATGGCCGGCGTTGCGGATGGGCTTGATCGTGCCCATCGCGAGGGCATCGTCCATCGTGACATCAAGCCATCAAACCTGCTGCTCGCTCGCGATGGGCGTATGACGATCACGGACTTCGGGCTCGCGCTCCGACGCGACGATCCGACCGTGGGCGGCAACACGGCCAGGGCGGGCACGCCCCGGTACCTCTCGCCGGAGCGGATCGCCGACTGGGCTTCCGGATCGGATCTTTCCGGCATGGACGGCCGGATCGATGTCTGGGCTCTGGGCGCAACGATGTACGAGTTGCTCACATACAGGCCGGCATACGACGGTGCCCGCGAAGCGGTCATGCGTGACATCGTGACGCTCGACCCGCTTCCTCCATCGCAGGTGATCTGGGCCGTGCCTCAGGAACTCGACCGCATCTGCCTCCAGGCCATGAAGCGCAATCCCGAGGAGCGGTTCCAGCAAGCGGGCGAGATGGCCTCCGCGCTTCGCTCATGGCTCATGGGTGAGGGTCCGGCGACCAAGGCCCAGAGCCCCTCCGGCGGTATCGCGGGGTGGTTCAAGAAGGGGACTTGA